One genomic window of Ruminococcus gauvreauii includes the following:
- a CDS encoding glycosyltransferase family 4 protein, with amino-acid sequence MARKICIFCSHYFPYLGGVERYTYHLAKALMEQGDKVVIVTSNDMHLETFSYMEGIPVFRMPCFNMLDGRYPVSKPDRTFWKIHRRLKRTGFDLVIVQTRFYLHSLYGIVFAKRIKARSIVLDHGTSHMTVGNRFADTVGGWFEHALTVAERMGCHDFYGVSKACCRWLAHFHIRAKGTLYNAVDAAEIEGILNHPVKDYRAEYGLQPEDIVVTYTGRLVREKGILNLMKAVRDIPEEKRVFLMIAGDGEEWDAVCAGKSERILPLGRLSFEEVISLLGQTDIYCLPTDYPEGFPTSVLEAAAAGCYVITTSRGGSRELILDEGYGMIMRDNRPETIRNSLLSVLDDSEGRNKAAKRAKERLLKNFTWERTADQIHHLGL; translated from the coding sequence ATGGCTAGAAAAATCTGTATTTTCTGCTCACACTACTTTCCTTATCTGGGAGGTGTGGAGCGTTATACGTACCATCTGGCGAAAGCGCTGATGGAGCAGGGAGATAAGGTGGTGATCGTGACGTCCAATGATATGCATCTGGAGACGTTCTCTTACATGGAGGGAATTCCCGTCTTTCGGATGCCGTGTTTCAACATGCTGGACGGCAGATATCCGGTGTCAAAGCCCGACCGGACGTTCTGGAAGATTCACCGGCGGCTGAAACGTACGGGGTTCGATCTGGTGATCGTACAGACGCGCTTTTATCTGCACTCCCTTTATGGCATCGTGTTTGCGAAACGGATCAAGGCCAGGAGTATAGTGCTCGACCACGGGACCAGCCATATGACAGTCGGAAACAGATTTGCGGACACCGTGGGAGGATGGTTTGAGCACGCCCTGACCGTTGCGGAGCGCATGGGATGTCATGATTTTTACGGGGTGTCGAAGGCGTGCTGCCGTTGGCTGGCTCATTTTCATATCAGGGCAAAGGGCACGCTTTACAATGCGGTGGATGCGGCGGAGATTGAAGGGATTCTGAATCACCCGGTAAAAGATTACAGGGCGGAATACGGGCTGCAGCCGGAGGACATCGTCGTGACCTATACGGGGCGGCTGGTCAGGGAAAAGGGGATTTTGAATCTCATGAAAGCGGTTCGGGATATCCCTGAAGAAAAAAGGGTATTTCTGATGATCGCGGGCGACGGGGAAGAGTGGGATGCCGTCTGCGCCGGAAAGAGCGAACGGATTCTGCCGCTCGGCAGGCTGTCTTTCGAGGAAGTGATCTCGCTGCTTGGGCAGACGGATATCTATTGCCTGCCGACGGACTATCCGGAAGGGTTTCCGACCTCGGTGCTGGAGGCAGCGGCGGCAGGGTGCTATGTGATCACGACGAGCCGCGGCGGCTCGCGGGAATTGATTCTGGACGAAGGCTATGGTATGATAATGCGTGATAATCGTCCTGAGACGATCAGAAACTCACTGCTGTCTGTTCTGGACGACAGCGAAGGGCGCAACAAAGCCGCCAAAAGAGCAAAAGAGCGTCTGCTGAAGAACTTCACCTGGGAGAGGACAGCGGATCAGATCCATCACTTAGGACTATGA
- a CDS encoding D-alanyl-D-alanine carboxypeptidase family protein yields MKNKKTYSIILALLVCMLFTQTAWAEVHNDEKYTVKTNETKGWPQGADTYSETAVLMDAKTGEVLFDKGKDETRYPASITKIMTTLLALEHCKLDEQVTFTESGLARMAEGSNINMQVGEVLTMEQCLYAVMIRSANEVAAQVAEHVAGSQEAFAQMMNERAQELGCTNTHFNNPSGLPDENHWTTANDMALIFREALKNEEFVKIIGTLEYTIPPTNLNPEARTVSSHHAMIVPTAPEYYEGCIGGKTGVTDLSKNTLVTAAERDGIRLIAVVMRADPGQVCADTKALFDYGFGNFEELEVQGGELLVPKGVTESDLTETSVDIEDGVFRTYTYNDYTVGTVTVSQEELDAAKEADQEEKEEPQAVTKEPAPVTEGAPKNQDESVNGTYRIIIIVLGALIAAALLLIIVKAAARRKKRKRRKKR; encoded by the coding sequence ATGAAAAACAAAAAAACTTACAGTATCATCCTGGCATTGCTGGTATGCATGCTGTTTACACAGACGGCGTGGGCAGAAGTTCATAATGATGAGAAATACACAGTTAAGACAAACGAGACAAAGGGATGGCCGCAGGGGGCGGATACATACTCGGAGACGGCGGTCCTGATGGATGCGAAGACAGGGGAAGTACTGTTTGACAAGGGTAAGGATGAGACCAGATATCCGGCCAGCATTACGAAGATCATGACAACTCTGCTGGCGCTGGAACACTGTAAGCTGGACGAGCAGGTCACGTTTACGGAATCAGGGCTTGCGAGGATGGCGGAGGGCAGCAATATCAACATGCAGGTCGGCGAGGTCCTGACGATGGAACAGTGTCTGTATGCTGTCATGATACGGTCGGCTAATGAAGTCGCAGCCCAGGTGGCGGAACACGTCGCGGGAAGTCAGGAAGCGTTTGCACAGATGATGAATGAGAGAGCGCAGGAGCTGGGCTGCACGAACACCCATTTCAATAATCCGAGCGGACTTCCGGACGAGAACCACTGGACGACAGCAAACGATATGGCGCTGATCTTCAGAGAGGCTTTAAAAAATGAGGAATTTGTAAAGATCATCGGCACGCTGGAATATACGATTCCGCCCACTAACCTCAATCCTGAGGCGCGCACGGTATCCAGCCATCACGCCATGATCGTTCCCACGGCGCCTGAGTATTATGAGGGGTGTATCGGGGGTAAGACGGGAGTAACAGACCTGTCCAAAAACACACTTGTGACTGCGGCGGAGCGTGACGGTATCCGGCTGATCGCCGTTGTGATGCGGGCGGACCCGGGACAGGTGTGTGCAGATACGAAAGCCCTTTTTGACTATGGATTCGGGAATTTTGAAGAGCTTGAGGTGCAGGGAGGAGAACTTCTTGTGCCGAAGGGAGTGACGGAAAGCGATCTCACGGAAACGTCCGTGGATATCGAGGACGGAGTGTTCCGGACGTACACGTACAATGACTATACCGTGGGAACCGTGACCGTTTCACAGGAAGAACTCGATGCAGCTAAAGAGGCTGATCAGGAAGAGAAGGAAGAGCCGCAGGCCGTGACGAAAGAACCGGCGCCGGTAACTGAGGGCGCACCAAAAAATCAGGATGAGAGTGTGAACGGCACTTACCGGATCATCATCATCGTCCTCGGAGCGCTGATCGCGGCTGCCCTGCTGCTGATCATCGTGAAGGCAGCTGCCAGACGGAAGAAGAGAAAGAGAAGAAAAAAGAGGTAA
- a CDS encoding LicD family protein: MMIQYTEEDYRKIRKYSMETLKEFIRICAKHELTYFAISGTAIGAVRHQGFIPWDDDMDVGMLREDYDRFVAIAKVEMDEKYELYSAPLQKRVQGFYLQMFPKGSVFMTKWNQRWPLHPGIKLDIFPYDNVPASGRKRAGLYRSLRFWNRLYIIKNTGVPYFEGNGLKVKLVRAACRLGYYIMKPGPSVDRIVSRYEELMQKYAGTSGYYTILDDMNPDLWVIKKDELFPLRRERFEDVWINLPAENDAMLRRQYGDYMQLPPEDERGGHEIVKLVFPEEQE; the protein is encoded by the coding sequence ATGATGATTCAATACACGGAAGAAGATTACCGGAAAATCAGGAAATACAGTATGGAAACACTCAAGGAGTTTATCCGGATATGTGCGAAACATGAACTTACGTATTTTGCAATATCGGGTACGGCCATCGGCGCCGTCCGCCATCAGGGCTTTATCCCGTGGGATGATGATATGGATGTCGGGATGCTCAGGGAGGATTATGACCGTTTCGTTGCGATAGCGAAGGTTGAGATGGATGAAAAATATGAACTCTACAGCGCGCCTCTTCAGAAGCGGGTGCAGGGATTTTATCTGCAGATGTTTCCGAAGGGCTCTGTCTTTATGACGAAATGGAACCAGAGATGGCCGCTGCATCCCGGGATCAAGCTCGATATTTTCCCGTACGACAACGTCCCGGCGTCGGGCAGGAAACGCGCCGGGCTGTACCGTTCGCTCCGTTTCTGGAACCGGCTGTACATTATCAAAAATACGGGCGTACCGTATTTTGAGGGAAACGGGCTGAAAGTGAAACTGGTCAGAGCTGCCTGCCGTCTCGGCTATTACATAATGAAACCGGGTCCGTCGGTGGACAGGATCGTTTCAAGATATGAGGAACTGATGCAAAAGTATGCAGGTACCTCCGGATATTATACGATACTGGATGACATGAATCCGGATCTCTGGGTGATCAAAAAAGACGAGCTGTTTCCGCTGAGGCGGGAGCGGTTTGAAGACGTCTGGATTAATCTGCCCGCGGAAAATGATGCCATGCTGCGCCGGCAGTACGGGGACTATATGCAGCTTCCGCCGGAAGACGAACGCGGGGGTCATGAGATCGTAAAACTGGTGTTTCCAGAAGAACAGGAGTGA
- a CDS encoding LicD family protein — MLYREYDPKILQKLQDVECEILKDFDTLCRENGIEYFGCGGTLLGAVRHGGFIPWDDDIDVGMTREHYDRFLEIAGRESKGAYHLMNTEVDASFPVMITKWYKAGTKFRDEDAVTCGYESGIAVDIFCFDNVADSDRELRRQAMQAWIFGKLLVLRQISEPTVYADGWKAKTMLLVSKLANRLLKMFRVSPEYLYRKAKEAAVRYRDEDTLRVAFLFDPTPYTSMLRRSDIYPVRKLMFERMELSFPHRPHVYLRTRYGRNYMELPPEEKRHNHPPAELDFGNGERSGS, encoded by the coding sequence ATGCTGTACAGGGAATACGATCCGAAGATACTGCAGAAACTGCAGGATGTCGAGTGTGAAATACTGAAAGATTTCGATACGCTCTGCCGGGAAAACGGCATCGAGTATTTTGGATGCGGAGGAACACTGCTGGGGGCAGTTCGGCACGGCGGGTTTATTCCATGGGATGACGATATCGATGTTGGAATGACGAGGGAGCATTACGACCGCTTTCTGGAGATTGCCGGGAGGGAATCGAAGGGAGCGTATCATCTGATGAACACGGAGGTGGATGCTTCTTTTCCGGTCATGATCACCAAATGGTACAAAGCCGGAACAAAATTTCGCGATGAGGATGCGGTGACATGCGGCTACGAGTCCGGTATCGCGGTGGATATCTTTTGCTTTGACAATGTGGCGGACAGTGACAGAGAGCTTCGCCGTCAGGCGATGCAGGCATGGATTTTCGGAAAGCTGCTGGTACTGCGGCAGATTTCGGAGCCGACGGTGTATGCGGACGGATGGAAGGCGAAGACCATGCTGCTTGTATCGAAACTGGCAAACAGGCTGCTTAAGATGTTCCGTGTTTCTCCGGAATACCTTTACCGTAAGGCGAAGGAAGCGGCTGTGAGGTACCGGGATGAGGACACGCTGAGGGTTGCCTTTTTGTTTGACCCGACGCCGTATACGAGCATGCTGCGGCGCAGCGATATTTATCCGGTGAGAAAACTTATGTTTGAGAGAATGGAGCTGAGTTTCCCGCATCGGCCGCATGTATATCTCCGCACGAGGTACGGTAGGAACTACATGGAACTTCCGCCGGAAGAGAAGCGTCATAATCATCCGCCGGCCGAACTGGATTTTGGGAACGGAGAGCGAAGCGGGTCATGA
- a CDS encoding DUF2304 domain-containing protein, translating into MNIRTQILVVAAAVGALVVLVNMIRNNKLELKYAMSWFVLGIGVLLFGCFPSLTSWLAGVLGIGTPVNMLFFAGFCFALVVIFSLTMAVSRLSNKVKKLAQELALLQKEREEQGTCDEDEETQE; encoded by the coding sequence ATGAATATTAGGACGCAGATTCTGGTGGTTGCAGCCGCTGTTGGCGCTCTGGTTGTGCTGGTGAACATGATCCGGAACAACAAGCTGGAACTGAAGTATGCAATGTCCTGGTTCGTGCTCGGCATCGGCGTGCTGCTGTTCGGATGCTTTCCGTCGCTGACTTCCTGGCTGGCGGGTGTGCTTGGCATCGGAACGCCGGTTAATATGCTGTTTTTTGCGGGGTTCTGCTTTGCTCTTGTCGTGATATTTTCCCTGACGATGGCGGTTTCCAGATTATCAAACAAGGTGAAGAAGCTTGCACAGGAGCTGGCACTTCTGCAGAAAGAACGGGAGGAACAAGGGACGTGTGATGAAGATGAAGAAACTCAGGAATAA
- a CDS encoding IspD/TarI family cytidylyltransferase, whose protein sequence is MNVALIIAGGSGHRMNQDIPKQFINIYDRPVIVYTLEAFQKHEEIDAIEVVCLDGWHDVLRAYANQFNITKLRWITSGGATGQESIRNGVEYLRNDCADDDIIIVHDGIRPLVDVSVLSDVIAVCRQKGNAVTAMPYNEQIFKIRDEDSTCEYIPRETLRRVATPQAYRYGKLRWAYEKAFTEKIGIYGSAYTNTMMVDLGETLYFAKGSDRNIKLTTKDDLELFKAYLKLEENTWLK, encoded by the coding sequence ATGAATGTTGCGCTGATCATTGCCGGCGGGAGCGGGCACAGGATGAACCAGGATATCCCGAAACAATTCATCAATATCTATGACCGTCCGGTGATCGTCTATACACTGGAGGCGTTTCAAAAGCATGAGGAGATCGATGCCATCGAGGTCGTCTGCCTGGACGGCTGGCACGATGTGCTGAGAGCCTATGCGAATCAGTTCAATATCACGAAGCTCAGGTGGATAACTTCCGGAGGGGCAACCGGACAGGAATCGATCCGCAACGGGGTGGAGTATCTGAGGAATGACTGTGCCGATGATGACATCATCATCGTCCATGACGGGATACGGCCGCTGGTTGATGTCAGCGTATTATCGGATGTGATCGCCGTGTGCCGCCAGAAGGGCAATGCGGTGACTGCGATGCCGTACAATGAACAGATTTTTAAGATCAGGGATGAGGATTCCACCTGTGAATATATTCCGAGGGAAACGCTGCGAAGAGTGGCGACTCCGCAGGCCTATCGGTACGGGAAGCTTCGGTGGGCGTATGAGAAGGCGTTTACAGAGAAAATCGGAATCTACGGGTCCGCCTACACGAACACGATGATGGTTGATCTCGGAGAGACGCTGTATTTTGCAAAAGGATCTGACCGCAATATCAAACTGACGACGAAGGATGACCTGGAGCTTTTCAAGGCGTATCTGAAACTGGAAGAAAACACCTGGCTGAAGTAG
- a CDS encoding lipopolysaccharide biosynthesis protein, whose amino-acid sequence MITRIFMPPDGGTMKKTYFWTVLAGMLYAGSSFVMSLGVSNILGAAAAGIFAIAMSIGNQLVTIGYYNMRTFQVSDVLEKYSFGDYCASRLITTAAMAVVGVIWIAAGGYRGEKMAAIVLMIGFRMCESVSDLLEGRYQQKNRYDVSCRAVFVKTALYLGGFAVVLLVTRNLLMAIAALGIVYLISVVVIDGTLIGAFGGLKIHFSWSKQRSLMISCLPLFVNSFLTAYVINASKYAVDRYYSNEYLGMFNALYMMAFVVNLFSGFVLKPLITPLSVEYNDGNYRAFSGIIRRQLLIIGAITLICVAGAYVLGIPVMSWLSGIDLDGHRAALCIILAGGAFTAVYQLLQYAIVIMRHQFTCLLGCAVTAGLTFVFTPVLVRRYAIMGGAVSYLCSMALMSLVFLVIFIYYLMKESRD is encoded by the coding sequence ATGATCACCAGGATATTTATGCCGCCGGACGGCGGTACCATGAAAAAGACGTATTTCTGGACGGTGCTTGCCGGCATGCTGTATGCGGGCAGTTCTTTCGTCATGTCGCTGGGCGTGTCAAATATATTGGGGGCAGCCGCCGCAGGAATCTTTGCCATTGCAATGTCCATCGGAAATCAGCTGGTGACGATCGGCTATTATAATATGCGGACATTCCAGGTCTCGGATGTGCTGGAGAAGTACAGCTTCGGGGACTACTGTGCGTCCAGGCTGATCACCACGGCTGCCATGGCAGTTGTCGGTGTGATCTGGATCGCAGCAGGAGGGTATCGCGGAGAAAAGATGGCCGCAATTGTCCTGATGATCGGCTTCAGGATGTGTGAATCGGTCTCTGATCTGCTGGAGGGAAGATATCAGCAGAAAAACAGGTACGACGTGTCCTGCAGGGCGGTATTTGTGAAGACGGCCCTGTATCTGGGGGGATTCGCCGTTGTGCTGCTTGTGACCAGGAACCTGCTGATGGCCATAGCTGCACTCGGCATTGTTTATCTGATCTCTGTCGTTGTGATCGACGGGACACTGATCGGGGCGTTCGGCGGTCTGAAGATTCATTTTTCCTGGAGTAAGCAGAGATCGCTGATGATCAGCTGCCTGCCGCTGTTTGTGAATTCGTTTCTGACGGCGTATGTCATCAATGCGTCCAAGTATGCCGTGGACCGGTATTACAGCAATGAATATCTGGGGATGTTTAACGCATTATATATGATGGCGTTTGTCGTAAACCTGTTTTCGGGATTTGTCTTAAAGCCGTTGATCACGCCGCTCTCCGTCGAATACAACGATGGGAATTACCGTGCCTTTTCGGGGATCATCCGGCGCCAGCTGCTGATCATCGGTGCCATTACGCTCATCTGTGTGGCAGGGGCTTACGTGCTGGGGATTCCGGTCATGTCCTGGCTGTCAGGGATCGATCTTGACGGACACCGCGCCGCACTGTGCATCATTCTTGCAGGGGGGGCTTTTACAGCGGTATATCAGCTTCTGCAGTACGCGATCGTGATCATGCGGCATCAGTTCACCTGCCTTCTGGGGTGTGCCGTCACGGCGGGGCTTACCTTTGTCTTCACGCCTGTGCTGGTGAGGCGGTACGCGATTATGGGAGGGGCCGTCAGCTACCTGTGTTCGATGGCGCTGATGTCGCTGGTATTTCTGGTGATTTTTATATACTATCTGATGAAAGAAAGCAGGGATTAA
- a CDS encoding glycosyltransferase — MSKCSRVSVLMSVYRPDLSFLRQQLASIEAQDYPETELIVWDDCAGEDISGLLAEILVKTPYTYRRCSENLGYIRAFETLTEIASGEYLAFCDQDDVWEAGKLSRCVEVLEQERAILVTSDRRIIDEDNRVVVKSVRGTSKYPYERWSTGDDISCNAVFTCYALGMTIVMRTDAAKRMLPFSGNTGHDKWVTMCAAAMGKVCYIEEVLQSYRRHGKNVSGIFYHLSSKEEYYTWRVDTSCAVVRELLEKFPDHPRREQILAFSQARKKRRTAQLWKYRRTAPAVAMFEILLKWIPAGLFARMLKRMQGR, encoded by the coding sequence ATGTCAAAATGTTCCAGAGTATCCGTGCTAATGTCTGTGTACCGGCCGGATCTTTCGTTTTTAAGGCAGCAGCTTGCCAGTATCGAGGCTCAGGATTATCCGGAGACGGAGCTGATCGTATGGGATGACTGCGCGGGGGAGGATATCAGCGGACTCCTTGCAGAAATCCTGGTAAAAACGCCGTACACATACCGCAGATGCAGTGAGAATCTGGGGTACATCCGTGCGTTTGAGACGCTGACGGAGATCGCGTCCGGTGAATATCTGGCGTTCTGCGACCAGGATGATGTGTGGGAGGCGGGAAAGCTTTCCAGATGTGTGGAGGTGCTGGAGCAGGAGCGGGCGATTCTGGTGACTTCAGACCGCAGGATCATCGATGAGGATAACCGCGTGGTGGTAAAGAGTGTGCGCGGCACAAGCAAATACCCGTATGAGCGATGGAGTACAGGAGATGATATCTCCTGTAATGCCGTGTTTACCTGCTATGCGCTGGGGATGACGATCGTGATGCGCACGGATGCGGCAAAACGGATGCTTCCATTTTCAGGGAATACAGGACATGATAAATGGGTGACGATGTGTGCAGCCGCGATGGGGAAGGTCTGCTATATCGAGGAGGTGCTTCAGAGCTATCGGCGCCACGGGAAGAATGTCAGCGGTATTTTCTATCACCTGTCTTCGAAGGAAGAGTATTACACGTGGCGCGTGGATACGTCCTGTGCCGTAGTGCGGGAGCTGCTGGAGAAATTTCCCGACCATCCCCGAAGGGAGCAGATTCTGGCATTTTCACAGGCAAGAAAGAAAAGAAGGACGGCGCAGCTGTGGAAATACCGCCGGACGGCGCCTGCCGTGGCAATGTTTGAGATACTGCTGAAGTGGATACCCGCCGGTCTTTTTGCGCGTATGCTGAAACGCATGCAGGGGAGATAA
- a CDS encoding glycosyltransferase family 2 protein → MKKLIIIPAYNESASIEKTVLEIERYAPEFDYMIINDCSTDHTEEICRKNGFPVISLPVNLGIGGAVQTGYRYALEKGYDMAVQVDGDGQHDPAFLNKMADHLEQHDLDMVIGSRFIEKKGFQSSGMRRIGIHYFTQLIRLLTGKVITDPTSGLRMAGRSVIKMFAYNYPVDYPEPESVTFALRHGKKVEEIPVVMRERSGGVSSISMTKSVYYMIKVTMAILIECIRKEETDEY, encoded by the coding sequence ATGAAGAAACTGATTATTATTCCGGCTTACAATGAAAGCGCCAGTATAGAGAAGACGGTGCTGGAAATCGAACGGTATGCGCCGGAATTTGACTATATGATTATTAACGACTGTTCCACGGATCATACGGAGGAAATCTGCAGGAAAAACGGCTTTCCGGTGATCAGCCTTCCGGTGAATCTGGGGATCGGCGGCGCGGTGCAGACGGGTTACCGGTATGCGCTGGAAAAAGGATATGATATGGCTGTACAGGTCGACGGCGACGGACAGCATGACCCCGCGTTTCTGAATAAAATGGCGGATCATCTGGAACAGCATGACCTGGACATGGTGATCGGCTCACGCTTCATTGAAAAGAAGGGGTTCCAGTCGTCCGGGATGCGCAGGATCGGGATCCATTATTTTACGCAGCTGATCCGGCTTCTGACGGGAAAAGTTATCACAGATCCGACTTCCGGTCTTCGAATGGCAGGCAGGTCGGTGATAAAGATGTTTGCTTACAACTATCCGGTGGACTACCCGGAGCCGGAAAGCGTGACGTTTGCACTGAGGCATGGGAAAAAAGTGGAGGAGATACCGGTTGTCATGAGAGAGAGAAGCGGCGGTGTGTCGTCTATTTCCATGACGAAGTCCGTATATTATATGATAAAGGTGACAATGGCGATCCTCATTGAGTGTATCCGAAAGGAGGAGACAGATGAATATTAG
- a CDS encoding NAD-dependent epimerase/dehydratase family protein, which produces MIEYEQYNSDVKTVSRLALPWEKLRKKELLITGATGLIGSFLIDVLMERNRAYANEINIRAAGRNPEKARSRFGDQGIVMENERAGDFGRLFFKQWDVTMPLSEDEPAYDYIIHGASNTHPRAYAGDPVGTITGNVTGLLNLMEHARKKRPQRVLLMSSVEIYGENVQAVPAFEEGDLGYIDCNTVRAGYPESKRLCESICQAYAAQYQVEFVTGRFSRVYGPTMQADDSKALAQFIRDAVNSRDIVLKSEGKQLYSYTYVADAVSALLFLLLKGRACEAYNIADPRSDLTLKELAGLLAGLAGTRVVYELPDEQERAGYSTATHAVLNAAKLKSLGWDAKFPIETGLAHTVEILKDAAGPHRDNNGEE; this is translated from the coding sequence ATGATAGAATATGAACAGTATAACAGTGATGTGAAAACAGTGTCCAGGCTTGCTCTTCCCTGGGAAAAGCTGAGGAAAAAAGAGCTGCTGATCACCGGAGCTACGGGTCTGATCGGGTCGTTTCTCATCGATGTTTTGATGGAACGGAACAGGGCATATGCCAACGAGATCAATATCCGGGCTGCCGGGAGAAACCCTGAGAAGGCCAGGAGTCGTTTCGGGGACCAGGGAATTGTCATGGAAAATGAAAGAGCCGGCGATTTTGGCCGGCTGTTTTTCAAACAGTGGGATGTGACCATGCCGCTATCTGAGGATGAGCCGGCATACGATTATATCATTCACGGGGCGAGCAATACACACCCCAGGGCATACGCGGGGGACCCGGTGGGGACGATCACGGGAAACGTCACAGGACTGCTGAATCTGATGGAACACGCCAGGAAAAAACGTCCGCAGAGAGTGCTGCTGATGTCAAGCGTCGAAATCTATGGGGAAAATGTGCAGGCAGTCCCGGCATTTGAGGAAGGCGATCTCGGATACATTGACTGCAATACGGTGCGCGCCGGCTATCCTGAGAGCAAGAGGCTCTGTGAGAGCATCTGCCAGGCTTACGCCGCGCAGTATCAGGTGGAGTTTGTCACGGGGCGGTTCAGCCGCGTGTACGGACCGACTATGCAGGCGGACGACAGCAAGGCGCTGGCGCAGTTTATCAGAGACGCGGTGAACAGCAGAGATATTGTGCTCAAAAGTGAGGGAAAGCAGCTGTATTCCTATACGTATGTGGCGGATGCAGTATCGGCGCTGCTGTTTTTGCTGCTGAAGGGAAGAGCCTGTGAGGCTTATAATATTGCGGACCCCCGGTCTGATCTGACACTGAAAGAGCTTGCCGGTCTGCTGGCGGGGTTAGCAGGGACGAGGGTGGTCTATGAACTGCCGGATGAACAGGAACGTGCAGGCTATTCGACGGCGACCCATGCAGTGCTGAATGCAGCGAAACTAAAAAGCCTGGGCTGGGACGCGAAGTTTCCGATAGAGACGGGTCTGGCGCACACGGTGGAGATACTGAAGGATGCAGCGGGGCCGCACAGAGATAATAACGGGGAAGAATGA